One stretch of Monomorium pharaonis isolate MP-MQ-018 chromosome 10, ASM1337386v2, whole genome shotgun sequence DNA includes these proteins:
- the LOC118647750 gene encoding uncharacterized protein LOC118647750: MNNLPPLLEDIPLHVRGNMIFQHDGAPAHFSRRVREILDDRYPNRWMGRGGPIAWPPRSPDLNVLDYFVWGHIKVKVEHMRERTEVEVCEAISAVFNTVTPDMIRRATQQIVRRAELCLDAQSKHFEQLLH; this comes from the coding sequence atgaataATTTGCCACCGCTTTTAGAGGATATCCCTCTACACGTTCGGGGAAACATGATTTTCCAACATGATGGGGCTCCGGCACATTTCTCCCGACGTGTGCGTGAGATTTTAGACGACCGTTATCCAAATAGATGGATGGGTCGAGGTGGCCCAATCGCTTGGCCACCACGATCGCCAGATCTAAACGTGCTCGACTATTTTGTTTGGGGccatattaaagtaaaagttgaGCATATGCGCGAACGTACTGAAGTCGAGGTATGCGAAGCGATATCAGCGGTGTTTAATACAGTAACGCCAGACATGATACGCCGAGCAACGCAGCAAATTGTTCGAAGAGCTGAACTGTGCTTAGATGCACAAAGCAAACATTTCGAGcaattattgcattaa